A window of Phycobacter azelaicus contains these coding sequences:
- a CDS encoding vitamin B12-dependent ribonucleotide reductase, translated as MKIERKFTKSGQDAYAELDFISATSEIRNPDGTIVFRLENIEVPAGWSQVASDVIAQKYFRKAGVPSRLKKVREKGVPEFLWRSVPDGDDVEFGGETSSKQVFDRLAGGWTYWGWKGGYFSTEEDARAYFDEMRYMLATQRAAPNSPQWFNTGLHWAYGIDGPAQGHHYVDYKTGKLTKSDSAYEHPQPHACFIQSVSDDLVNDGGIMDLWVREARLFKYGSGTGTNFSHLRGEGEPLSGGGKSSGLMGFLKIGDRAAGAIKSGGTTRRAAKMVIVDADHPDIEDFIQWKVIEEQKVASIVAGSKMHEKMLNGIFAAIREWDGLEADAYEPSKNDGLKKAIREAKKVAIPETYIKRVLDYAKQGHTSIEFPTYDTDWDSEAYSSVSGQNSNNSIRVTNAFLHAVEKDADWELINRTDGRVAKTVKARDLWEKVGHAAWACADPGIQFHDTVNDWHTCPEDGEIRGSNPCSEYMFLDDTACNLASLNLLTFLKDGEFQAEDYMHACRLWTLTLEVSVMMAQFPSKEIAQRSYDFRTLGLGYANIGGLLMNMGYGYDSDEGRALCGSLTAIMTGVAYATSAEIASELGPFPGFDKNREHMLRVMRNHRTAAHGKADGYEGLAVPPVPLDLKNCPDARLTDLAAGAWDEALELGEKYGYRNAQATVIAPTGTIGLVMDCDTTGIEPDFALVKFKKLAGGGYFKIINRSVPAALEGLGYTSAQIEEIVSYAVGHGTIGNAPGINHTSLTGHGFGPNELAKVDAALESAFDVRFVFNQWTLGEEFCTGVLGIPAAKLNDPTFDLLRHLGFAKADIEAANDHVCGTMTLEGAPHLKEEHYHIFDCANPCGKKGKRYLSVDSHIRMMAAAQSFISGAISKTINMPNDATIEDCQKAYELSWSLGVKANALYRDGSKLSQPLAAALVEGDDEAAEILETGSQQEKAVTLAEKIVEKVVIKEVVKSHRTKMPHRRKGYTQKAVVGGHKVYLRTGEYEDGNLGEIFIDMHKEGAGFRAMMNNFAIAVSVGLQYGVPLEEFVDAFTFTKFEPAGMVQGNDSIKNATSILDYVFRELAVSYLDRTDLAHVKPEGPAFDDIGRGEEEGVSNVTELSETAATRSLEVLKQISSTGYLRKRLPQELVVFNGGQTALDGITPLDGADPVSALQTLVPEVTESASVTETTSVTVTGMDARTKAKMQGYEGEACGECGNYTLVRNGTCMKCNTCGATSGCS; from the coding sequence ATGAAGATCGAACGCAAGTTTACCAAGTCAGGACAGGACGCCTACGCGGAGCTGGATTTCATCTCGGCCACCTCCGAGATTCGCAATCCTGATGGCACCATCGTATTCCGGCTTGAGAACATCGAAGTTCCGGCGGGATGGAGCCAAGTTGCAAGCGACGTCATCGCGCAGAAATACTTCCGCAAGGCTGGCGTGCCGTCCCGTTTGAAAAAGGTACGCGAGAAGGGCGTGCCGGAGTTCCTGTGGCGCTCTGTTCCCGATGGGGATGACGTTGAGTTCGGCGGAGAAACCTCGTCTAAACAAGTTTTTGACCGTCTTGCTGGTGGCTGGACCTACTGGGGCTGGAAGGGTGGCTATTTCTCGACCGAGGAAGATGCACGCGCTTATTTCGACGAGATGCGCTACATGCTGGCGACCCAGCGCGCGGCGCCGAACTCGCCGCAGTGGTTCAACACGGGTCTGCACTGGGCTTATGGAATCGATGGTCCCGCGCAGGGCCACCACTATGTCGATTACAAGACCGGTAAGCTGACCAAATCCGACAGCGCCTATGAGCATCCCCAGCCGCATGCCTGCTTCATCCAGTCCGTTTCGGACGATCTGGTGAACGATGGCGGCATCATGGATCTTTGGGTGCGCGAGGCACGCCTGTTCAAGTACGGCTCCGGCACTGGCACCAACTTTAGCCACCTGCGCGGCGAGGGCGAGCCTCTTTCCGGTGGGGGCAAGTCGTCCGGTCTGATGGGCTTCCTCAAAATCGGAGACCGCGCAGCCGGCGCGATCAAATCCGGCGGCACCACCCGGCGCGCGGCCAAGATGGTGATCGTCGATGCGGATCACCCGGACATCGAAGACTTCATCCAGTGGAAGGTGATCGAAGAGCAGAAAGTCGCCTCTATCGTTGCCGGATCCAAGATGCACGAAAAGATGCTGAACGGTATCTTTGCAGCAATCCGCGAGTGGGACGGTCTTGAAGCCGATGCTTACGAACCGAGCAAAAATGACGGCCTGAAGAAGGCCATCCGGGAGGCAAAGAAAGTCGCGATCCCGGAGACCTACATCAAGCGGGTCCTAGATTACGCAAAACAGGGTCATACCTCGATTGAATTCCCGACCTATGACACCGATTGGGACAGCGAAGCCTATTCTTCGGTGTCGGGGCAGAACTCCAACAATTCGATCCGAGTCACCAATGCCTTTTTGCACGCGGTGGAGAAAGATGCCGACTGGGAGCTGATCAACCGCACCGATGGCCGTGTCGCAAAGACAGTCAAGGCGCGCGATCTGTGGGAAAAGGTCGGCCATGCCGCCTGGGCCTGCGCTGATCCGGGCATCCAGTTCCACGACACCGTGAACGACTGGCACACCTGCCCAGAAGACGGTGAGATTCGCGGATCAAACCCCTGTTCGGAATACATGTTCCTGGACGATACCGCCTGTAACCTGGCCTCGCTGAACCTTCTGACCTTCCTCAAGGACGGAGAGTTCCAGGCCGAGGACTACATGCATGCATGCCGCCTGTGGACCCTGACGCTCGAAGTCAGCGTGATGATGGCGCAGTTTCCGTCCAAGGAGATCGCGCAGCGGTCCTATGACTTCCGCACGCTGGGTCTGGGTTACGCCAATATCGGCGGTCTCTTGATGAACATGGGCTATGGCTATGACAGCGACGAGGGACGCGCGCTCTGCGGCTCGCTCACTGCAATCATGACTGGTGTGGCCTACGCCACCTCTGCCGAGATCGCATCTGAGCTGGGCCCGTTCCCCGGCTTTGACAAGAACCGCGAGCACATGCTGCGGGTGATGCGCAACCACCGCACGGCGGCTCACGGCAAGGCCGACGGCTATGAAGGCCTGGCGGTGCCGCCGGTTCCGCTGGATCTCAAGAACTGCCCGGATGCGCGGCTGACCGATCTGGCCGCAGGCGCTTGGGATGAAGCGCTGGAACTGGGTGAGAAATACGGCTACCGCAATGCGCAGGCAACAGTGATCGCGCCGACCGGCACCATCGGCCTTGTGATGGATTGCGACACCACCGGGATCGAGCCTGACTTTGCTCTGGTGAAGTTCAAAAAATTGGCCGGTGGCGGCTATTTCAAGATCATCAACCGCTCGGTTCCTGCCGCTTTGGAAGGGCTTGGCTATACCTCTGCCCAGATCGAGGAGATCGTTTCCTACGCTGTCGGCCACGGTACCATCGGCAATGCGCCGGGGATCAACCATACCTCGCTGACCGGTCACGGCTTTGGCCCGAATGAACTGGCGAAGGTGGACGCAGCTCTGGAATCGGCCTTTGACGTACGCTTTGTCTTCAACCAGTGGACGCTGGGCGAAGAGTTCTGCACCGGCGTTCTGGGTATCCCGGCGGCCAAGCTCAATGATCCGACCTTCGACCTTTTGCGCCACCTCGGCTTTGCCAAGGCCGACATCGAGGCTGCCAACGATCATGTCTGTGGCACCATGACCCTCGAAGGGGCGCCGCATCTCAAGGAAGAGCACTATCATATCTTTGATTGCGCAAACCCCTGCGGCAAGAAAGGGAAGCGTTATCTGAGCGTTGACAGCCACATCCGCATGATGGCCGCAGCACAGAGCTTTATCTCGGGCGCGATCTCCAAGACGATCAACATGCCCAACGATGCCACCATCGAAGATTGCCAGAAGGCCTATGAGCTGTCCTGGTCGCTGGGCGTCAAAGCGAACGCGCTCTACCGTGACGGCTCCAAACTGAGCCAGCCGCTGGCGGCGGCCCTGGTCGAGGGTGACGACGAGGCGGCAGAGATCCTGGAAACCGGAAGCCAGCAGGAGAAGGCTGTCACACTGGCCGAGAAGATCGTCGAGAAGGTTGTGATCAAGGAAGTGGTGAAATCCCACCGCACCAAGATGCCCCATCGCCGCAAGGGTTATACCCAAAAGGCAGTCGTGGGTGGGCACAAGGTCTATCTGCGCACCGGCGAATATGAAGACGGCAACCTCGGTGAGATCTTCATCGACATGCATAAGGAAGGCGCGGGCTTCCGGGCGATGATGAATAACTTTGCCATCGCTGTCTCGGTTGGTCTGCAATACGGCGTGCCGCTGGAAGAGTTCGTCGATGCCTTCACCTTCACCAAGTTCGAACCGGCCGGCATGGTTCAGGGCAACGACAGCATCAAGAACGCGACCTCGATCCTGGACTATGTGTTCCGTGAACTGGCGGTCAGCTACCTGGATCGCACCGATCTGGCCCATGTGAAGCCCGAAGGCCCGGCCTTTGACGACATTGGCCGTGGCGAGGAAGAGGGCGTGTCTAACGTCACTGAGCTGAGCGAAACGGCAGCAACCCGTTCGCTGGAGGTTCTTAAACAAATCTCCTCGACAGGGTACCTTCGCAAGCGCCTGCCGCAAGAGTTGGTGGTCTTCAATGGTGGCCAGACAGCACTGGACGGGATCACGCCGCTCGATGGGGCCGACCCGGTCTCCGCTCTGCAAACGCTGGTGCCTGAGGTGACCGAGTCCGCTTCGGTTACGGAAACCACCTCGGTGACGGTCACGGGCATGGATGCGCGGACCAAAGCCAAGATGCAGGGTTACGAGGGTGAAGCCTGCGGCGAATGCGGCAACTACACGCTGGTGCGCAATGGCACATGTATGAAGTGCAACACCTGCGGTGCCACCTCCGGGTGCAGCTAA